The window GTGGGGCGGGAAGTCCGGGGGAGCCAACGCCCTGCGGCGCCGCGGGGGCGGGTCCCGAATTGCAATGGAGGGACGACTTCGCGCCCCACGTGGTGGCGCGGCTCCAGGGACCTGCGGAGGAACTGACCGCGCGGCTGGAGCGGGTCATCGCGCAGGTGGAGGATCCCGCGCTCCGCGAGGAGCTGGAGCGTTGCCGGCAGACGGCGTTTTACCTCTTCGATACCTTCCGCCAGATCGGGGACCATCACCGCCTGCTGCTGGAAAGCATTGCCGAAGATCACGACCGCATCTCCATGGCCACCCTGCGCGCCGGGCTCGAGGCGGAGCTGGCGGCGCTGGGCGCCGACGTGCCGCTGGAATTCGGAGAGGGCCTGCCAGAGGATGCCGCCGCCATATCCGCCACGGTGCCCCTGATCGGCAAGACCGTCGCGAGGATCGCCACCCAACTGATCGGTGCCCTGATCCGGGTCGAGGTGGCCCGGGAGGTCTCGTCGAACGGGCCCACGGGGGACGCAATTTGCATGACGATCACCTGCGCGGGGCAACGGGAGGGGCTGGACGCCGTCCAGGACGCCTCGCAGATCGTGTTCAGCCCTGGCGTCTCGGCGATTACCGTCGTGGACTGGTTGTACATGGAGAAGATCGTCGAGCTGCAGGGCGGCAGCCTGACCCTGTATCACGAGCAGGGAAAGGCCCGCGGATTTCGAGTGCGCCTGCCCTATCCGCCCGGCGCCAGATAGGCCCGTGGCGGGCGGATCGGGCCCCGCCGGGCGCTTGACATCGATGGGGTGAACTCTCAGAGTGTGGGCAGTGCCCGCTTTGCGACCACCCCAGGGAGTATCCCCTTGCTGAAGTGGCTGTTTCGCCCGCTGGTCTTTCTGGCCCAGTCGTTCTGGGGAGGCCAGGAAATCTTTGCCATCCTCCTGCGGCTGATGGGGCTGATGCTGCGCTACCGTGCGCTGCTGCTCTTCGGCATCCTTTGCATGGTGGGCTACACGGTCTTTACCGCGGCGCCCGCGTGGTACATCAAGGATCTGGTGGATGCCCTCGAGCAGGGCAACGTCCCGCCCATGGAGCAGTTCGTGATGGTCGGGCTGGCGATCGTCCTCATCTTCTCGCTGCGGGGGCTGTTCTTCTTCGGCCACAACTATCTGATCGGGATCATGGGGGCGCGGCTGGTTGCCGACCTGCGCATGCGCCTGTTCAACCACCACCTGACGCTGTCCTTCTCGTTTTTCACGGGCAAGTCCTCCGGCAACCTCATCTCGCGGTTCACGGCCGATCTGATCTCGCTGCGTCAATCGCTCAGCATGAGCATCACGGGACCGTTGCGGGACGTGCCCCAGATCGCCATCTACATCGCCATCCTGTTCTACAGGAGTTGGCACTTGGCCCTGGCCGCGCTGGGGCTGCTGCCGATCGCGTTCTTCCTCATCTCCCGCTTCGGCAAGCGCAACAACCAACTGGCCACGTTGCGGCAGGAATCCCTGGGCGACCTGACCGCCCTGCTCGTGGAGGCGATCAACGGCATCCGGGTCGTCAAGGCCTTCGGCATGGAGAAATACGAGGGCGACCGCTTCCACCAAGCCAACAAGGTGTTCCTGCGGCGCCAAAAACGGTCGGTGCGGCTCAACTCGTACTCGCCGCCCGTGCTGGAAACCATGGGGGCGTTGGCCGCGGCGGGAATCTTCATGTTCGGCGGATATCTCATCATCCGGGGCACGATCACCACCGGCGACTTCGCCTCCTTCATCTTCGCGTTCTTCCTGCTCAGCGATCCGATCAAGAAGCTCAACGGCTTCTCCCTCAAGGTGCACGACGGCATCGCGGCCGCCCGGCGGGTGTTCCAGTTGCTCGATGTGCGGCCCGAGGTGGCGGACAAGCCCGGCGCCGAGACGTTGCCCCCGATTCAGCGGGAGCTTTCCATCGACATCCCCCGCTTCTGCTACAACTCCAACGACGAGCCGGCCCTGCAGGATATTCGGTTTACCGTGAAGGCCGGCGAGGTGATCGCACTGGTGGGCGCCAGCGGCGCGGGCAAGACCACGCTGGTCAATCTCGTTCCGCGCTATTTCGACCTGCAGGAAGGCGCGATCACCATCGACGGGCGAAATATCCAGGACGTCACGCTCTCGTCGCTGCGCGCCCAGATCGCCATTGTGACCCAGGAGATTTTCCTGTTCCACGACACCGTTGCCAACAACATCGCCTACGGCGATATCGATTGCCCCAAGGAAAAGATCGTCGAGGCGGCCCGGGCCGCCAACGCCCACCAGTTCATCGAAAACCTGCCGGAGGGCTACGACACCCAGATCGGGGAAGGCGGGAGGCACCTCTCCGGCGGGCAGCGGCAGCGGCTGTCCATTGCCCGGGCACTGATCAAGAACGCCCCGATCCTGATCCTCGACGAGGCCACCTCGGCCCTCGATTCGGAATCGGAGATCGAGGTGCAGGAGGCCATCGAGCGCATCCTGGAGGACCGCACCACGATCGTGATCGCCCACCGGCTGTCCACGATCCGCCAGGCCGACCGGATTTACGTGCTGGACGGAGGGCGCATCGTCGAATCGGGCGACCACGACGAGCTGCTTCAGCGGGGGGGGCAGTACAAGCGGCTCTACGAGATGCAGTTCCGCGACGTGTTGGTGGCTGCCGACAAGCCCCGCTTTCCTTGGCGGCGTTGGTGGGAGCGGGTGAAGGAAGTGGCGGGCGAAGAGCCGCCGCCCAAGTCCATGGAAGGGTGATCGCCCTCCCCAGCAGGTCCCCAATTGATTTCGAATCGAATCCCGACGGGCTGCGGGGCACGCCGGCCGGCGCTCAGGGTAAGTGGCTGGCGTCGTTCAAGCCGACGATCACGATGCGTCCGTCCGTCTCGCTCACCTCGGTCAGGGAGCAGGAGTCGATGGTCCAGTCCCCGATGCGTTCGGGGGGGAATCGGATCAGGTGATAGAGCAGGGCGCGGATCACGTCCCCGTGCAGCACGAACAGGATCGTCTCCCCCCGATAGCGGGCCACCCACCGGTCGAAGGCCGGCCCGACCCGCATCCAGACGTCGCGGTACGATTCGCCCCCCGGGGGGCGATAACCGAAGGGGTCCGCGTCCACTTCCCGCCGTACCTCCGGCGGCAGGATGCGGGGCATCCGCCCTTCCCACTCCCCCTTGCTCAATTCCCAGAAGGCCTCGTCGGGTTCGAGGGTGCGCAACCCGAGGCACTCGCCGATCAGCTCGGCGGTCTCCACGGCAAAGTCCACGTCTCGAATGCGGGATTCGGCGGAGGAGGTATTTTCGTATGCGATCGCGATCGAGCGAATCGTACTTTCCATGCGATTGAGCGCGGTACCAAAGGTGGCGCGCAGACTGGCCACATTGCTGATGGCGCTATCGAGGACTTCGAGTGCGTTCTGGGCCCCGGTGGCGCTGCTGACTGCCAGATTGTCCAATCCGATGGCCGAGGCTGTGGCATCGACACTACTCACCGCGATGCGGTCACTGCTGGTATTTGCAGTGCCAATCTGGAATTCAATCGCGGAACCTCCGTTCAACAATACCCGGCCGTTGAATTGTGTGACTCGTGCGATCCGCGTAATCTCGCTGGCGAGATCCTGAAACTCGTCGTTGATCGCGGTTCTCTCGCTGCTCCCCAGGGTGCCATTGGCCGCCTGGATCGAGAGCTCTCGCATACGAATCAGAATGCCACTCGTTTCATTGAGTGCGCCCTCTGCGATCTGAATGAGTGAAATTGCGTCGTTTGCGTTTCGTTGCACCTGCCCGAGACTCCGCAGCTCTGAGCGAAAGCTTTCCGATATCGCAAGGCCCGCCGCGTGATCCGAAGACCCGACGAGAGACGCTGTAGCGACTTACTGAGCCGAGCGGTCGTGTTTGCGAGATTTCGTTGCGCATTGACCGCTGAAATATTGTTGTTGACTCGAAGCCCCATTGTCGAAAGCTCCTTCCGTGTATTTTCTAGCCCCCGCACATCGAACGCGGTGATTCATTCGAACGCGCTGACTCCAAGTTTGTCGTGTCTATCCGGAAGCATCGAACACGCCCACCGTTAGCTAGTGCAATCACGATGCCAACGTTCTCATACGCAAGTATTCTGCATTACTGTCGCACTGCGACCGCAGCCGACCTGCAACTACTCACACGGAATGTTCTCGAACGGGGTCTTTTCACTGCGAACATTCTCTGAATGATGGGACCAAACCCACTTTCAATCTGCAGTGTGGTTTCACTCAATTCTTCAGACTGGAATTTTGAGAACCGTTCGGCGGCAGAAATTTTCGGGAGAGAGATGGCTCTCACCGAGAGATCGAGCCGTCAGCACGCAGACACGGTCCACGGAACAAAAAATTGGCTTTAAATGCATTTTCAATTTGTATGACTAAGCCGTTTATTAACAAACTCTAATTACACTCTATATGTTGTATCTAAACGAGACCGCATCGGATTCGTGATTCTCGGGACTAAATTTCGTCACCAAATCTGCCGAAAATGTCACTCTCTACTTGTCGAACTCTGTTATCGAACGAAAATTTCTTGACAAATTTGGACATAGAATGAGAGAATCGACAGGCGAGGTTTCTGCTGATAGCGGTGCTGGAGCAGCGAATTTAGGAGTAGATCCGGGTGCGAATAATCACAACTGCGAGCGGGCTTGGGTCCGGCGTGTTCAAAATCGTCATGAGGAAGATCAGCTGGTTTTGGCACGGACTGACGCTGCGCAAAGCCATCAACCTGGCCATCTCCGGTGCGCAATTCTATTTGAAGTCCGAGAAGGCATACAACATGCCGGTGATCGTGAAGATCGACATCTCGCCGGCCTGCAACCTGCGCTGTCCATCATGCGTTCATGGCTTTGCCGGTGAAGATCCCGTGCTGCAGAAGCAGGACCTGTCGAACAAACACAAGATGGACATCCCGCACTTCACCCAGCTGATCGATCAGATCAAGGCAACGACTAGCGCGGTCTCGCTCTACTACCTCGGGGATCCACTCGCGCATCCCCAGCTCGAAGAGATGTGTCGCATTGCCAGCGACGCCGGGCTGGGCGTGCACGTCGGAACCAACTTCAGCTTCCGCATGACCGACGAGCGCATCCGCCGCCTGGCGACGTGCGGAATTACGGAATTTACTGCCGATCTCGATGGCATGACGCAAGAGACGTATGAACTGACGCGGGTAGGCGCCAACCTCGAGACGACCATGCACAACCTGAAGCGCCTCTGTGCGGTCAAGCGAGAGCTCAAGCTCAAATTTCCGGTCATCGAGGTGCAGTACATCATATTCCAACACAACGTGGATGATCTGGAGGCCGCCGAGCAGTTCTGTGAGGAGATCGGCGTCGACCAGTTCTCCAGCTTCTGGGGCAATTTCCATAACTATACGGATCTCGGCCCCGATCGTTTTACGGTCAATGAACCGAAGAAACCCGAGAAGAACGCTCCTCCTCTTTGCACATGGCCGCACTTCAATACGCTGGTCAAGAGCAATGGCGATGTGATCCCTTGCTGCTGGAATCGTGAAGGCGAGCAGTACACACCCGACGGAGACAAGCGGGTAGTGGGCAATGTATTCGAATCGTCCCTCAAGGAAATCTGGAAATCTCCCAAGTACGAAACCATGCGCGCGATGGTCAACAACCCGGAGAAGGCGATGAACGAATCGAGCGATGCCAAGGAATCGTTTTGCCACGGCTGCTCGATGCTATTTGATACGACTCGAAACGAGAATCGACAGTCCGCACGCGATTACACGTGGGACGATATCTTCACGATGGGACCGAACGGCGACCCGATTCGGCGGGAACAGACGCCTCAGCTCTAGGACGCCGCAGACGATAGACCCCTGGGTCGGATCCATCGCAGTGGCCCGCACACCCCTCGCGGTTGCCGCGCGCCTGGAAACTAGTGCACGAGCTCGCGCTCGACGTAGTCTCGAATCTGGCAATAATTCTCAGTTCCCAGATCCAAGAACTGGAATCCCGCGCAGGCCTCCAGATCATTCAGGTCCGCGAGATGTCGGATGATTCCTTTCACGTGGATCGGAGAATCATCGGTCAACCAGATCGTGAGCTCAGTTTCGCTATCGATCAGTTTCTTCTCAGATTTCGATGGAACAATGATCCCGATGCCACTCGTGCTGATGTCGCGGATCGCCATCGATCCCGCGTTCTCCAGAACGACTGATGCGAGATTGCGGCAGTCGAACATGGCGCGAGGGGCCGGGGCGATGGATATATCCGCGTCCCCGCGATTTTGCAGTCGACTAAAGACACTCATCCCGCGCAGCTGCTCCTGCAGATGGCGTGACGGCTGGTGCGCAGATTCTCTCAATTCGGATTGCGAGTTTTCGAGACGGCTGATTCGGCAGGACAATTCCGCAACGACCTTTTCGAGATCTTCCATTTTTAGTCGGGTTTCCACCGCGAGCCGCCATCTTTCGCTCAGCGAACAGGCGAGCTGTACCAACTCGGCAGTACCGAAGGGCTTTTGGAGAATCAAAAACTGGTCCATCCGACCCAGTTCATTCAGGAGACGTTCATGGGAATGATCAAAGAATGCCGCGCAGAACACGATTTGCAGCATCGGATCGACCTGCCAAATTCGTTGCACGGTTTCGAGGCCGTCCCAGCCTGGAGACATGCTCATATCTACAAAGGCGACCGCATACGGTCGCTCTTCGACAACCGCGCTCTGCACCATCTGCAGTGCGATCGGTCCCTGTAGTGCGGAATCGACTTCGAATCGTATCTCATGATGTCGCGGACTCGATTCGTTGGAGTCCAGGCTCAGCAGCTGTGCGAACTCGTCAGACTCGACCTTGGGCATGAGGAGTCGGCGAAAGTCCGAATGGATTTCCTGCCTGTCGTCTACGACGAGGATACGACGATTGGGCTCGACCTCTGGGGTACGCACGCAACCAGCTCCTTTCCACATTCGATTGTTCAACACTCAAGGGGCGTCTCGGTGCAATTCTAGATGTACTTGAGGATGCGCTCGCCCAGGCGTCCCCGAAGGCGCTCCCGGTTCAACCGCCCACGACGCGGTGTGTGCCGCGAATTTCTCAGTACTTTCCATTAACGAGGACGAGAATTTGATCACTGGGGAGATGTGCGTCGCCTCGGGATCTCGAACTCTTCAGAAGGATTGGGATTTACCCGATCAATCAGGGCGATGAAGATCGAACACATCCTGATCGTCGAAGACGACGACGAGCAGCGTGATCTCTATGCACTCTCGGTCCAAAAGATTGGCGGTTGGAGTGTCGACCTGGCAGCCACGGGGGTTCAGGCTCTGGCGATGCTCGAAGTTCGTCGGCCCGATGTCATCGTGCTGGATGTGAACATCCCCGAGATGACTGGGCCCGAAATTTTCTCGAAGATGCGGGCGCTCCCGGCAACAGACGACGTGCCGATCATCTTCATCACGGCTCTCACCGGAGACAAAGAGTTGGCTGATCCAAAGGTGCTCGAGCCGGCGGGCATCATCCAGAAACCAATAGAGCTGCGGGACTTTCCAACGCAGCTCCGGCGAATCACGGAAGCGATCTAAATGCTCGAAGCAACAGACACTGTCCACTCGGTTCTATTGCTCGAGGACGACCGACATTTCCAGGCGGTGGTCCGGGAGATTCTGGAGGGCAGTGGTGTCGAGACTGAGGTGGTTTCATGTATCAAAGAGGCAAAGCAGTCTTTCACCGAGAAACACTATGACATGCTGATGGTCGACGGACTGCTTCCGGATGGCACGGGCATCGACTTCATTCGCTGGGTCCGGGTGAGCCGACCCGAGATTCCGATCATCTACGTTTCGAGTTTCTTTCGGGATGCCACCACATACCAAACCCTCAAATACGAACTACAAGTCGACAAGGTCCTGCCAAAGCAGATCACATCGGATCTCCTTGCCGAGGAGATCGCCGAGGTATTCATAAAGCACGACCTGAGCAATGTGACTCTGA is drawn from Myxococcales bacterium and contains these coding sequences:
- a CDS encoding ABC transporter ATP-binding protein, which encodes MGLMLRYRALLLFGILCMVGYTVFTAAPAWYIKDLVDALEQGNVPPMEQFVMVGLAIVLIFSLRGLFFFGHNYLIGIMGARLVADLRMRLFNHHLTLSFSFFTGKSSGNLISRFTADLISLRQSLSMSITGPLRDVPQIAIYIAILFYRSWHLALAALGLLPIAFFLISRFGKRNNQLATLRQESLGDLTALLVEAINGIRVVKAFGMEKYEGDRFHQANKVFLRRQKRSVRLNSYSPPVLETMGALAAAGIFMFGGYLIIRGTITTGDFASFIFAFFLLSDPIKKLNGFSLKVHDGIAAARRVFQLLDVRPEVADKPGAETLPPIQRELSIDIPRFCYNSNDEPALQDIRFTVKAGEVIALVGASGAGKTTLVNLVPRYFDLQEGAITIDGRNIQDVTLSSLRAQIAIVTQEIFLFHDTVANNIAYGDIDCPKEKIVEAARAANAHQFIENLPEGYDTQIGEGGRHLSGGQRQRLSIARALIKNAPILILDEATSALDSESEIEVQEAIERILEDRTTIVIAHRLSTIRQADRIYVLDGGRIVESGDHDELLQRGGQYKRLYEMQFRDVLVAADKPRFPWRRWWERVKEVAGEEPPPKSMEG
- a CDS encoding histidine phosphatase family protein yields the protein MQRNANDAISLIQIAEGALNETSGILIRMRELSIQAANGTLGSSERTAINDEFQDLASEITRIARVTQFNGRVLLNGGSAIEFQIGTANTSSDRIAVSSVDATASAIGLDNLAVSSATGAQNALEVLDSAISNVASLRATFGTALNRMESTIRSIAIAYENTSSAESRIRDVDFAVETAELIGECLGLRTLEPDEAFWELSKGEWEGRMPRILPPEVRREVDADPFGYRPPGGESYRDVWMRVGPAFDRWVARYRGETILFVLHGDVIRALLYHLIRFPPERIGDWTIDSCSLTEVSETDGRIVIVGLNDASHLP
- a CDS encoding SPASM domain-containing protein; this translates as MRIITTASGLGSGVFKIVMRKISWFWHGLTLRKAINLAISGAQFYLKSEKAYNMPVIVKIDISPACNLRCPSCVHGFAGEDPVLQKQDLSNKHKMDIPHFTQLIDQIKATTSAVSLYYLGDPLAHPQLEEMCRIASDAGLGVHVGTNFSFRMTDERIRRLATCGITEFTADLDGMTQETYELTRVGANLETTMHNLKRLCAVKRELKLKFPVIEVQYIIFQHNVDDLEAAEQFCEEIGVDQFSSFWGNFHNYTDLGPDRFTVNEPKKPEKNAPPLCTWPHFNTLVKSNGDVIPCCWNREGEQYTPDGDKRVVGNVFESSLKEIWKSPKYETMRAMVNNPEKAMNESSDAKESFCHGCSMLFDTTRNENRQSARDYTWDDIFTMGPNGDPIRREQTPQL
- a CDS encoding PilZ domain-containing protein, which translates into the protein MRTPEVEPNRRILVVDDRQEIHSDFRRLLMPKVESDEFAQLLSLDSNESSPRHHEIRFEVDSALQGPIALQMVQSAVVEERPYAVAFVDMSMSPGWDGLETVQRIWQVDPMLQIVFCAAFFDHSHERLLNELGRMDQFLILQKPFGTAELVQLACSLSERWRLAVETRLKMEDLEKVVAELSCRISRLENSQSELRESAHQPSRHLQEQLRGMSVFSRLQNRGDADISIAPAPRAMFDCRNLASVVLENAGSMAIRDISTSGIGIIVPSKSEKKLIDSETELTIWLTDDSPIHVKGIIRHLADLNDLEACAGFQFLDLGTENYCQIRDYVERELVH
- a CDS encoding response regulator — encoded protein: MKIEHILIVEDDDEQRDLYALSVQKIGGWSVDLAATGVQALAMLEVRRPDVIVLDVNIPEMTGPEIFSKMRALPATDDVPIIFITALTGDKELADPKVLEPAGIIQKPIELRDFPTQLRRITEAI